Proteins encoded together in one Telopea speciosissima isolate NSW1024214 ecotype Mountain lineage chromosome 6, Tspe_v1, whole genome shotgun sequence window:
- the LOC122664413 gene encoding NAC domain-containing protein 45-like isoform X2 — MAPVGLPPGFRFHPTDEELVNYYLKRKVHGLKIELDIIPEIDLYKCEPWELADKSFLPSRDPEWYFFGPRDRKYPNGFRTNRATRAGYWKSTGKDRRVTYQNRAIGMKKTLVYYRGRAPQGIRTGWVMHEYRLDDKECEDTMGIQDTYALCRVFKKNGICGEIEEQGPSSTLSLVENSQGIINDYETMSPDVPIGSSSSYVEDEVDKDDAWMQFITEDAWCSSNSNVGSEDASCVGFSN; from the exons atggcaCCAGTAGGATTACCTCCTGGTTTTAGGTTCCATCCAACTGATGAAGAGCTTGTGAATTATTATCTCAAGAGGAAAGTTCATGGTCTCAAAATTGAACTCGACATAATTCCTGAAATCGATCTTTACAAATGCGAGCCTTGGGAGTTAGCAG ATAAGTCATTCTTACCAAGTAGAGATCCAGAATGGTATTTTTTCGGACCACGGGATCGAAAGTATCCGAATGGATTCAGGACGAATCGAGCAACTCGAGCTGGATACTGGAAATCGACAGGGAAGGATCGAAGGGTTACTTATCAGAATCGAGCTATTGGAATGAAGAAAACATTGGTTTATTACAGAGGTAGAGCTCCTCAAGGGATAAGAACAGGTTGGGTGATGCATGAATATCGTCTGGATGACAAAGAATGTGAAGACACCATGGGAATTCAG GATACTTACGCATTGTGTCGCGTATTCAAGAAGAACGGTATATGTGGTGAAATTGAAGAGCAAGGACCAAGCAGTACTCTATCACTGGTGGAGAATTCTCAAGGGATAATCAATGATTATGAAACTATGTCACCAGATGTGCCAattggatcatcatcatcatatgttgaagatgaagtagATAAAGATGATGCATGGATGCAGTTCATCACTGAAGATGCTTGGTGTTCTTCTAACTCCAATGTAGGTAGTGAAGATGCATCATGTGTTGGATTCTCAAATTAA
- the LOC122664413 gene encoding NAC domain-containing protein 45-like isoform X1, translating into MAPVGLPPGFRFHPTDEELVNYYLKRKVHGLKIELDIIPEIDLYKCEPWELADKSFLPSRDPEWYFFGPRDRKYPNGFRTNRATRAGYWKSTGKDRRVTYQNRAIGMKKTLVYYRGRAPQGIRTGWVMHEYRLDDKECEDTMGIQVDTYALCRVFKKNGICGEIEEQGPSSTLSLVENSQGIINDYETMSPDVPIGSSSSYVEDEVDKDDAWMQFITEDAWCSSNSNVGSEDASCVGFSN; encoded by the exons atggcaCCAGTAGGATTACCTCCTGGTTTTAGGTTCCATCCAACTGATGAAGAGCTTGTGAATTATTATCTCAAGAGGAAAGTTCATGGTCTCAAAATTGAACTCGACATAATTCCTGAAATCGATCTTTACAAATGCGAGCCTTGGGAGTTAGCAG ATAAGTCATTCTTACCAAGTAGAGATCCAGAATGGTATTTTTTCGGACCACGGGATCGAAAGTATCCGAATGGATTCAGGACGAATCGAGCAACTCGAGCTGGATACTGGAAATCGACAGGGAAGGATCGAAGGGTTACTTATCAGAATCGAGCTATTGGAATGAAGAAAACATTGGTTTATTACAGAGGTAGAGCTCCTCAAGGGATAAGAACAGGTTGGGTGATGCATGAATATCGTCTGGATGACAAAGAATGTGAAGACACCATGGGAATTCAGGTT GATACTTACGCATTGTGTCGCGTATTCAAGAAGAACGGTATATGTGGTGAAATTGAAGAGCAAGGACCAAGCAGTACTCTATCACTGGTGGAGAATTCTCAAGGGATAATCAATGATTATGAAACTATGTCACCAGATGTGCCAattggatcatcatcatcatatgttgaagatgaagtagATAAAGATGATGCATGGATGCAGTTCATCACTGAAGATGCTTGGTGTTCTTCTAACTCCAATGTAGGTAGTGAAGATGCATCATGTGTTGGATTCTCAAATTAA
- the LOC122664412 gene encoding NAC domain-containing protein 45-like isoform X1: MAPVSLPPGFRFHPTDEELVAYYLKRKINGRKIELEIIPEVDLYKCEPWDLPEKSFLPSKDLEWYFFSPRDRKYPNGSRTNRATRAGYWKATGKDRKVNSQMRAVGMKKTLVYYRGRAPHGGRTDWVMHEYRLDERECETATGLQDAYALCRIFKKTAPGPKMAEQYGNQYVNSYQMLPSNPSSFLELSPEQRGDDIESSCYPFQSNTYSPDTIQGSSYQENNCPTDGKWMQYLTDEAFGSTNPAFQNHSNTISYLTPKVDIALECPRLQHHLSLPPLEVEDFSQVELTDSKLLPQVGSFCNNTNEPDILQEILSVACSSQELMNESKCQVTWPGNYASFHEFASLADQMERMEETQHYKANEMGSSRTNNEKSWGVAQSSRFIDIGDLEEDFKTERVICNKDLEKRMMDKQKTVPIENASNFQREESSIKGLNIGNDKFNNFSDSETSELQFISNNPNMIFTQDDMENLPSTPTFEVYEKVEVNHGMFISNRQVAETFFHRIEPSKIVQVHLNPVTTHNFPKLKSDTSSRPQKGSFFSKFKDNFRGIRSSMKGWSGWSQINDTKNAFIHIVALMLTSCSYLGDHLEKMVLKDEFSTNGQAMVERREMH, encoded by the exons ATGGCACCAGTAAGTCTTCCTCCTGGTTTCCGGTTCCACCCTACCGATGAGGAACTCGTCGCTTACTATCTCAAAAGAAAGATTAATGGCCGTAAGATTGAGCTCGAGATCATTCCTGAAGTTGATCTCTACAAGTGTGAGCCTTGGGATCTACCAG AGAAATCATTCTTACCAAGCAAAGATCTAGAGTGGTACTTTTTTAGCCCTCGAGATCGAAAATACCCAAATGGGTCAAGGACTAACAGAGCTACTCGAGCTGGGTATTGGAAAGCAACAGGGAAGGACCGTAAGGTGAACTCACAGATGCGGGCTGTTGGAATGAAGAAAACCTTAGTCTACTACAGAGGAAGGGCACCTCATGGTGGTCGAACTGATTGGGTCATGCATGAATACAGGCTTGATGAGAGAGAATGCGAAACTGCCACTGGCTTGCAG GATGCTTATGCGCTATGTCGAATATTCAAGAAAACTGCTCCTGGACCTAAGATGGCAGAGCAATATGGCAACCAATATGTTAACAGTTACCAAATGTTGCCTTCCAATCCCTCATCCTTTCTAGAACTATCTCCTGAGCAAAGAGGAGATGATATAGAAAGCTCTTGCTATCCTTTCCAATCAAATACATACTCACCAGACACCATTCAAGGATCTTCATATCAAGAGAACAATTGTCCAACAGATGGGAAATGGATGCAATACTTAACAGATGAGGCATTTGGCTCCACAAATCCAGCCTTCCAAAACCACTCCAATACTATTTCCTACCTTACACCTAAG GTTGACATTGCACTAGAGTGTCCAAGGTTGCAACATCACCTCTCATTGCCTCCATTAGAAGTGGAGGACTTTTCTCAAGTTGAACTCACTGACTCAAAGCTGTTACCCCAAGTGGGTTCCTTCTGTAATAACACAAATGAACCAGACATATTGCAGGAAATCCTTTCTGTTGCTTGTTCTTCTCAAGAGCTCATGAATGAATCCAAATGTCAGGTCACATGGCCAGGAAACTATGCTAGTTTCCATGAATTTGCTTCTCTAGCTGATCAAATGGAAAGAATGGAGGAAACACAACATTATAAAGCTAATGAAATGGGTTCCTCAAGGACTAATAATGAGAAATCATGGGGAGTAGCTCAGTCTTCAAGGTTTATAGACATTGGGGACTTGGAGGAAGATTTCAAGACTGAGAGGGTAATATGCAACAAAGATTTAGAGAAG AGGATGATGGACAAACAGAAGACTGTGCCCATAGAGAATGCATCAAATTTCCAAAGGGAGGAGTCTAGCATCAAGG GTTTAAACATTGGCAATGACAAGTTCAACAACTTCAGTGACAGTGAGACAAGTGAATTGCAATTTATCAGCAACAACCCAAATATGATTTTCACTCAAGATGACATGGAAAATCTTCCAAGTACCCCCACTTTTGAAGTATATGAGAAAGTTGAAGTTAACCATGGGATGTTCATTTCGAACCGTCAAGTAGCAGAGACATTCTTCCATCGCATTGAGCCATCAAAGATTGTTCAGGTTCATCTGAATCCAGTGACGACACACAACTTCCCCAAGCTGAAATCAGATACATCATCAAGACCTCAAAAGGGCTCTTTCTTTAGCAAGTTTAAAGATAATTTTAGGGGGATCAGGAGCTCCATGAAGGGATGGAGTGGATGGAGCCAAATCAATGATACAAAGAATGCATTTATCCATATAGTTGCACTTATGTTGACATCCTGCTCCTATCTTGGAGACCATTTGGAGAAAATGGTATTAAAAGATGAATTCTCCACTAATGGCCAAGCCATggtagagagaagagagatgcaCTGA
- the LOC122664412 gene encoding NAC domain-containing protein 45-like isoform X2, translated as MAPVSLPPGFRFHPTDEELVAYYLKRKINGRKIELEIIPEVDLYKCEPWDLPEKSFLPSKDLEWYFFSPRDRKYPNGSRTNRATRAGYWKATGKDRKVNSQMRAVGMKKTLVYYRGRAPHGGRTDWVMHEYRLDERECETATGLQDAYALCRIFKKTAPGPKMAEQYGNQYVNSYQMLPSNPSSFLELSPEQRGDDIESSCYPFQSNTYSPDTIQGSSYQENNCPTDGKWMQYLTDEAFGSTNPAFQNHSNTISYLTPKVDIALECPRLQHHLSLPPLEVEDFSQVELTDSKLLPQVGSFCNNTNEPDILQEILSVACSSQELMNESKCQVTWPGNYASFHEFASLADQMERMEETQHYKANEMGSSRTNNEKSWGVAQSSRFIDIGDLEEDFKTERVICNKDLEKRMMDKQKTVPIENASNFQREESSIKVRQVNCNLSATTQI; from the exons ATGGCACCAGTAAGTCTTCCTCCTGGTTTCCGGTTCCACCCTACCGATGAGGAACTCGTCGCTTACTATCTCAAAAGAAAGATTAATGGCCGTAAGATTGAGCTCGAGATCATTCCTGAAGTTGATCTCTACAAGTGTGAGCCTTGGGATCTACCAG AGAAATCATTCTTACCAAGCAAAGATCTAGAGTGGTACTTTTTTAGCCCTCGAGATCGAAAATACCCAAATGGGTCAAGGACTAACAGAGCTACTCGAGCTGGGTATTGGAAAGCAACAGGGAAGGACCGTAAGGTGAACTCACAGATGCGGGCTGTTGGAATGAAGAAAACCTTAGTCTACTACAGAGGAAGGGCACCTCATGGTGGTCGAACTGATTGGGTCATGCATGAATACAGGCTTGATGAGAGAGAATGCGAAACTGCCACTGGCTTGCAG GATGCTTATGCGCTATGTCGAATATTCAAGAAAACTGCTCCTGGACCTAAGATGGCAGAGCAATATGGCAACCAATATGTTAACAGTTACCAAATGTTGCCTTCCAATCCCTCATCCTTTCTAGAACTATCTCCTGAGCAAAGAGGAGATGATATAGAAAGCTCTTGCTATCCTTTCCAATCAAATACATACTCACCAGACACCATTCAAGGATCTTCATATCAAGAGAACAATTGTCCAACAGATGGGAAATGGATGCAATACTTAACAGATGAGGCATTTGGCTCCACAAATCCAGCCTTCCAAAACCACTCCAATACTATTTCCTACCTTACACCTAAG GTTGACATTGCACTAGAGTGTCCAAGGTTGCAACATCACCTCTCATTGCCTCCATTAGAAGTGGAGGACTTTTCTCAAGTTGAACTCACTGACTCAAAGCTGTTACCCCAAGTGGGTTCCTTCTGTAATAACACAAATGAACCAGACATATTGCAGGAAATCCTTTCTGTTGCTTGTTCTTCTCAAGAGCTCATGAATGAATCCAAATGTCAGGTCACATGGCCAGGAAACTATGCTAGTTTCCATGAATTTGCTTCTCTAGCTGATCAAATGGAAAGAATGGAGGAAACACAACATTATAAAGCTAATGAAATGGGTTCCTCAAGGACTAATAATGAGAAATCATGGGGAGTAGCTCAGTCTTCAAGGTTTATAGACATTGGGGACTTGGAGGAAGATTTCAAGACTGAGAGGGTAATATGCAACAAAGATTTAGAGAAG AGGATGATGGACAAACAGAAGACTGTGCCCATAGAGAATGCATCAAATTTCCAAAGGGAGGAGTCTAGCATCAAGG TGAGACAAGTGAATTGCAATTTATCAGCAACAACCCAAATATGA
- the LOC122664412 gene encoding NAC domain-containing protein 45-like isoform X3, producing the protein MAPVSLPPGFRFHPTDEELVAYYLKRKINGRKIELEIIPEVDLYKCEPWDLPEKSFLPSKDLEWYFFSPRDRKYPNGSRTNRATRAGYWKATGKDRKVNSQMRAVGMKKTLVYYRGRAPHGGRTDWVMHEYRLDERECETATGLQDAYALCRIFKKTAPGPKMAEQYGNQYVNSYQMLPSNPSSFLELSPEQRGDDIESSCYPFQSNTYSPDTIQGSSYQENNCPTDGKWMQYLTDEAFGSTNPAFQNHSNTISYLTPKVDIALECPRLQHHLSLPPLEVEDFSQVELTDSKLLPQVGSFCNNTNEPDILQEILSVACSSQELMNESKCQVTWPGNYASFHEFASLADQMERMEETQHYKANEMGSSRTNNEKSWGVAQSSRFIDIGDLEEDFKTERVICNKDLEKRMMDKQKTVPIENASNFQREESSIKAFQV; encoded by the exons ATGGCACCAGTAAGTCTTCCTCCTGGTTTCCGGTTCCACCCTACCGATGAGGAACTCGTCGCTTACTATCTCAAAAGAAAGATTAATGGCCGTAAGATTGAGCTCGAGATCATTCCTGAAGTTGATCTCTACAAGTGTGAGCCTTGGGATCTACCAG AGAAATCATTCTTACCAAGCAAAGATCTAGAGTGGTACTTTTTTAGCCCTCGAGATCGAAAATACCCAAATGGGTCAAGGACTAACAGAGCTACTCGAGCTGGGTATTGGAAAGCAACAGGGAAGGACCGTAAGGTGAACTCACAGATGCGGGCTGTTGGAATGAAGAAAACCTTAGTCTACTACAGAGGAAGGGCACCTCATGGTGGTCGAACTGATTGGGTCATGCATGAATACAGGCTTGATGAGAGAGAATGCGAAACTGCCACTGGCTTGCAG GATGCTTATGCGCTATGTCGAATATTCAAGAAAACTGCTCCTGGACCTAAGATGGCAGAGCAATATGGCAACCAATATGTTAACAGTTACCAAATGTTGCCTTCCAATCCCTCATCCTTTCTAGAACTATCTCCTGAGCAAAGAGGAGATGATATAGAAAGCTCTTGCTATCCTTTCCAATCAAATACATACTCACCAGACACCATTCAAGGATCTTCATATCAAGAGAACAATTGTCCAACAGATGGGAAATGGATGCAATACTTAACAGATGAGGCATTTGGCTCCACAAATCCAGCCTTCCAAAACCACTCCAATACTATTTCCTACCTTACACCTAAG GTTGACATTGCACTAGAGTGTCCAAGGTTGCAACATCACCTCTCATTGCCTCCATTAGAAGTGGAGGACTTTTCTCAAGTTGAACTCACTGACTCAAAGCTGTTACCCCAAGTGGGTTCCTTCTGTAATAACACAAATGAACCAGACATATTGCAGGAAATCCTTTCTGTTGCTTGTTCTTCTCAAGAGCTCATGAATGAATCCAAATGTCAGGTCACATGGCCAGGAAACTATGCTAGTTTCCATGAATTTGCTTCTCTAGCTGATCAAATGGAAAGAATGGAGGAAACACAACATTATAAAGCTAATGAAATGGGTTCCTCAAGGACTAATAATGAGAAATCATGGGGAGTAGCTCAGTCTTCAAGGTTTATAGACATTGGGGACTTGGAGGAAGATTTCAAGACTGAGAGGGTAATATGCAACAAAGATTTAGAGAAG AGGATGATGGACAAACAGAAGACTGTGCCCATAGAGAATGCATCAAATTTCCAAAGGGAGGAGTCTAGCATCAAGG CTTTTCAGGTTTAA